A region from the Nostoc sp. HK-01 genome encodes:
- a CDS encoding resolvase: MKQIEKILTGINYLITNTVELDLEIKVGYARVSSREQAVNSHALDQQIQRLKDSGAYLIIVDVQTGKKDNRPGLIKLMQLVKENQIAEVIITRLDRLGRSVPLIRKNILVFQETGINLRVLDQLIDLKTAQGMFMINLLASLAEMEVDQLSERVKHGKQHRRNQHAVCECVPFGYKAEKLRYQLDQTPFLCLLLERPNNYADMYHEEDIDKLPGLRSAQLARDCIDIFFKTKGVSRACREICNKYGIQHTHSKKNGNDKIFHWSPQGLRRWLTNPVLRGHTVYNKRIKTSTGQRKNVDPKDWQIIYDTHPNDRLISDEEATEIENILEFNSSRCGAFLYNYDSSKPDGYGEFAYQRGLVYCAECNCKCITKTYGGKIRYHYYACRHASQGCKNRKATRKDAIEKALISHLLQQSFVLQARALHTNSPSPELPTKSSKLTKLEARLAKLEEIPDFDPELEALKQKTLREIQEEINPFSTNAIDTKTVEEIIQAGNNLFIWYTLTHDDKVAIYSRLVEKITVRNGYVESIILNTSR, translated from the coding sequence ATGAAACAAATAGAAAAAATATTAACAGGCATCAATTATCTTATTACAAATACAGTTGAGCTTGATTTGGAGATAAAAGTCGGCTATGCACGGGTATCGAGCAGAGAACAAGCAGTAAATTCTCATGCATTAGATCAGCAAATTCAAAGATTAAAAGATAGTGGAGCTTATTTAATAATTGTTGATGTGCAGACTGGTAAGAAAGATAATCGCCCAGGGTTAATTAAACTCATGCAACTTGTCAAAGAAAACCAAATTGCTGAAGTTATTATCACTCGGTTAGATCGTCTCGGTCGAAGTGTTCCTTTAATACGAAAAAATATTTTGGTTTTTCAAGAGACTGGGATTAATTTACGAGTACTTGATCAATTAATTGACCTAAAAACAGCACAAGGCATGTTTATGATCAACCTACTAGCCAGCCTTGCTGAAATGGAGGTCGATCAACTCTCAGAACGAGTTAAACACGGTAAACAGCATCGTCGTAACCAACATGCAGTATGTGAATGTGTACCGTTTGGATATAAGGCTGAAAAGCTACGTTATCAACTAGATCAAACTCCCTTCCTATGTCTGCTTCTAGAAAGACCTAACAACTATGCAGATATGTATCATGAAGAAGATATTGACAAGCTCCCTGGACTCAGGAGTGCTCAACTTGCAAGGGACTGTATTGATATCTTTTTCAAAACGAAGGGAGTGAGTAGAGCCTGCCGTGAAATTTGCAATAAATATGGGATACAGCACACTCATAGTAAGAAAAATGGAAATGACAAGATTTTTCACTGGAGTCCACAAGGGCTGAGGCGTTGGTTAACTAATCCAGTACTGCGCGGACATACAGTCTACAACAAGCGAATCAAGACCAGTACAGGTCAACGTAAAAATGTTGATCCAAAGGATTGGCAAATTATTTACGACACCCACCCTAATGATCGGCTAATCTCTGATGAGGAAGCAACTGAGATTGAAAATATTCTTGAATTTAATTCATCTAGATGCGGAGCTTTTCTTTATAACTATGATTCCTCTAAGCCTGATGGTTATGGAGAATTCGCTTACCAACGAGGTCTTGTCTATTGTGCCGAATGTAATTGTAAATGCATCACCAAAACTTATGGGGGCAAAATCAGGTATCACTATTATGCTTGTCGCCATGCTAGTCAAGGATGTAAAAACCGGAAAGCTACTAGAAAGGATGCGATTGAAAAGGCCTTGATTAGTCACTTATTGCAACAATCATTTGTACTCCAAGCTAGAGCTTTACACACAAATAGTCCCTCTCCAGAATTACCAACTAAATCTTCAAAACTTACAAAATTAGAAGCTCGGTTAGCAAAGTTAGAAGAAATTCCAGATTTTGATCCAGAACTAGAAGCACTCAAACAGAAAACTTTGCGCGAGATTCAAGAAGAAATCAATCCTTTCTCTACTAATGCAATTGATACCAAAACTGTTGAAGAAATTATTCAAGCTGGAAATAATCTCTTCATTTGGTACACCCTTACCCATGACGACAAGGTTGCTATTTATTCAAGGTTAGTTGAAAAAATCACTGTTCGGAATGGTTATGTGGAATCAATAATACTTAATACTTCTCGCTAG
- a CDS encoding WD-40 repeat-containing protein gives MNSFEFEITIQSKSSNGWPIVIRCKQPDGLTIHSRGILQLGEEDFYKLTEKQENEKEYGILLGKHLFRDNVRDTFLRVLPKSSHDCPLRILLSIEAADRDEIRTLHWERLCAPVDNNEGWNLLARDQRLPFSRYIPTPIDRRFPLIGRRDLRALVLIASPSNLGKYQLEPFDVKAVLAGLQEAFGDIHYDVLANDVENAIAPPTLQKLSQQLTNAEKPYTILHFVCHGKLIDGGETVLYWAEANNQVLPVTGKELLDELSYISDRTGLPHFTFLCTCESADPRAEGALGGLAQRLVRDLGMPAVVAMTRKVSVETALTLSGSFYRRLKDSGEVDVALQQATAGLGNRYDITVPALFSRLGGRPLFSDRLDNRDLTDVEVEYGINKLQKLLVERAPHASVLQQKFATQTQILKNTQGADSRRASDERKQALAELNNLCDQVLDLSFDALAALDKNPPKYEAECPFPGLSSFAEENYHKFFFERDELIKKLQKKLSQDNFLAVIGPSGSGKSSVVLAGLIPQLQKQQPNLQLAYIKPGKEPIQQLENLSQILKQNSILIVDQFEELFTLCEDKTARQKFITELLNRAEKQQVVITIRADFLAEYAAYPDLKKRIESQNEIVLPMEAAELITAMKMQADRAGLRFEAGLSNSIFNDVKEEPGAMPLLQYALQELWKRRHGRWLCDEEYQAIGRVQQAIAQTADAVYNKLSPQEQQQVKNIFLRLTRLDATTAQVENRRDTRRREELKDLVSKNGDLAVTKKLVQYLAGEGARLVVTSYHQATGKQEVEVAHEALIRHWPKLQNWLEEDRSSLLLREKIRQEAFDWNQHQRNEDYLELRGIQLENAQVLLQKPDFLNESEAEYVKACWELRLRLIKQEEERRQRELKQARRIAIGSTVAAAITIVLASLAGYAWQQSKRQQAEAYAQTGKALLATNPTEGLVNAIASVGLTRSPLVKFPNYTMPASVERSLFSAVQISHEINIFQVDQGVVDSVAISSDSKTIVSGGKDGTVRLWGINGQPLAEPFKGHQGVVDSVAISSDGKTIVSGGDDGTVRLWGINGQPLAEPFKGHQGVVFSVAISSDGKTIVSGGQDGTVRLWDRNGQPLAEPFKADQSFVRSVAISSDGKTIVSGGQDGTVRLWDRNGQPLAEPFKGHQGFVRSVAISSDGKTIVSGGDDGTLRLWDRNGQPLAEPFKADQGSVFSVAISSDGKTIVSGGDDGTVRLWDRNGQPLAEPFKADQGSVDSVAISSDGKTIVIGEEDGTLRLWGSNAQPLAEPFKGYQGSVRSVAISSDGKTIVSSREDGTLRLWGSNAQPLAEPFKGHQGRVSSVAISSDGKTIVSGGFDGTLRLWGSNAQPLAEPFKSDQDTVLSVAISSDGKTIVSGGSDGTLRLWDRNGQPLAEPFKAHQGYVFSVAISSDGKTIVSGGSDGTLRLWDRNGQPLAEPFKAHQGFILPVAISSDGKTIVSGGEDDTLRLWDRNGQPLAEPFKADQDGVKSVAISSDGKTIISGGDDGTVRLWDINFDHWMKSACEKLRYHVILATPKDAVAKEAKATCEQYWHLQQ, from the coding sequence ATGAATAGCTTTGAGTTTGAAATTACTATTCAAAGCAAGTCGAGTAATGGCTGGCCGATTGTTATCAGGTGTAAGCAACCAGATGGCTTGACTATTCATTCCAGGGGAATTCTTCAGCTAGGTGAGGAAGACTTTTACAAGCTGACAGAAAAACAAGAAAACGAAAAAGAATATGGTATTTTACTGGGCAAACATCTTTTTCGAGACAATGTGCGAGACACATTTTTACGGGTTTTGCCAAAGAGTAGCCATGATTGCCCTTTACGGATTTTACTTTCTATTGAAGCTGCCGATCGCGATGAAATTAGAACTTTACATTGGGAAAGGTTGTGCGCCCCTGTAGATAATAACGAAGGCTGGAATCTTTTAGCGCGTGACCAGCGTCTACCATTCTCGCGTTACATTCCTACTCCTATAGATCGTCGTTTTCCGCTCATAGGGCGGCGGGATTTGCGGGCATTAGTGTTAATTGCTAGTCCATCTAACTTAGGAAAGTATCAATTAGAACCCTTTGATGTGAAAGCTGTACTAGCTGGGCTACAGGAAGCATTCGGGGATATTCATTATGATGTGTTAGCAAATGATGTTGAAAACGCGATCGCACCCCCAACCCTACAAAAATTATCTCAGCAACTAACCAACGCCGAAAAGCCCTACACCATACTGCATTTTGTTTGTCATGGTAAATTGATTGATGGCGGAGAAACTGTTCTTTACTGGGCAGAGGCTAACAATCAAGTTCTGCCAGTCACAGGCAAAGAACTACTAGATGAACTCAGCTACATAAGCGATCGCACAGGTTTACCTCATTTTACCTTTCTCTGCACTTGCGAAAGTGCCGACCCCAGAGCAGAAGGCGCATTAGGCGGATTAGCGCAACGCTTGGTGAGAGATTTAGGTATGCCTGCTGTCGTCGCCATGACTCGGAAGGTAAGCGTAGAGACAGCCTTAACATTGTCTGGGAGTTTTTACCGCCGACTGAAAGATTCGGGAGAGGTTGACGTTGCACTACAGCAGGCGACAGCAGGACTAGGGAACCGCTATGATATTACAGTTCCAGCCTTATTTAGCCGCTTGGGTGGACGACCTTTATTTAGCGATCGCCTCGACAATCGAGACTTAACTGATGTAGAAGTTGAGTATGGGATCAACAAACTGCAAAAGTTACTGGTTGAACGAGCACCTCATGCGTCTGTACTGCAACAGAAGTTTGCAACCCAAACGCAGATACTCAAAAACACCCAAGGCGCAGACTCACGCCGCGCTAGTGATGAACGCAAACAGGCATTAGCGGAACTGAACAATCTCTGCGACCAAGTGCTTGACCTTAGCTTTGATGCCCTGGCTGCTTTAGATAAAAATCCACCAAAATATGAGGCTGAGTGTCCTTTCCCTGGATTATCTTCCTTTGCTGAAGAAAATTACCACAAATTCTTCTTTGAGCGCGATGAATTAATTAAAAAGTTACAAAAAAAACTAAGTCAAGATAATTTCTTAGCTGTTATCGGCCCTTCCGGTAGTGGTAAGTCATCGGTGGTGTTAGCTGGGCTAATTCCGCAGTTGCAAAAACAACAGCCAAATCTCCAGTTGGCTTATATTAAACCGGGTAAAGAGCCAATTCAACAATTAGAAAATTTATCACAGATATTAAAGCAAAATTCCATATTGATAGTAGACCAATTTGAAGAACTGTTTACTCTGTGCGAAGATAAAACCGCTCGCCAAAAATTTATTACAGAATTGTTAAACCGTGCCGAAAAGCAGCAAGTTGTAATTACTATCCGGGCGGACTTTTTAGCTGAGTATGCTGCCTACCCCGATTTGAAAAAGCGGATAGAATCCCAAAACGAAATAGTTTTGCCAATGGAAGCGGCAGAACTGATTACAGCGATGAAAATGCAGGCAGATCGGGCAGGGTTACGCTTTGAAGCTGGCTTGAGCAATTCTATATTTAATGATGTCAAAGAAGAGCCAGGGGCAATGCCACTGCTGCAATATGCTTTGCAGGAACTCTGGAAGCGGCGACATGGGCGGTGGTTATGTGATGAAGAATACCAAGCAATTGGTAGAGTGCAGCAAGCGATCGCGCAAACTGCCGATGCTGTTTACAACAAGTTATCACCCCAAGAGCAACAGCAAGTCAAAAATATATTTTTACGCTTAACCCGCTTGGATGCAACTACCGCACAGGTAGAGAATCGCCGAGATACAAGGCGGCGAGAAGAGCTAAAAGATTTAGTCTCAAAAAATGGCGATTTAGCAGTAACCAAGAAACTGGTACAGTATTTGGCAGGTGAAGGAGCGCGGCTAGTAGTCACCAGTTATCACCAAGCAACTGGTAAACAAGAGGTAGAAGTTGCCCATGAAGCTTTAATCCGTCACTGGCCAAAGTTGCAAAACTGGTTAGAAGAAGACCGCAGCAGCTTACTCTTGCGCGAGAAAATTCGGCAAGAAGCATTTGATTGGAATCAGCATCAACGCAACGAAGACTACCTAGAACTGCGGGGTATTCAATTAGAAAATGCCCAGGTGTTATTGCAAAAACCTGACTTTTTAAACGAATCGGAAGCTGAATATGTCAAAGCTTGTTGGGAATTGCGCCTACGCTTAATTAAGCAAGAAGAAGAACGCCGCCAGCGAGAGTTAAAGCAAGCGCGAAGAATAGCTATTGGCTCAACTGTAGCTGCTGCAATCACGATAGTGTTAGCAAGTTTGGCTGGCTATGCTTGGCAGCAGTCAAAGCGACAACAGGCAGAAGCCTATGCTCAAACAGGAAAAGCATTGCTGGCGACTAATCCAACAGAAGGGTTAGTTAATGCCATTGCATCTGTCGGATTAACTCGCTCACCTTTGGTAAAATTTCCTAACTATACGATGCCAGCTTCAGTTGAAAGAAGTTTGTTTAGTGCTGTTCAAATTAGTCATGAGATCAATATTTTTCAAGTTGATCAGGGTGTTGTCGATTCAGTAGCAATCAGCAGTGATAGTAAAACTATTGTCAGTGGTGGAAAAGATGGCACAGTCCGGTTGTGGGGCATCAATGGTCAGCCCCTGGCTGAACCATTCAAAGGTCATCAGGGTGTTGTCGATTCAGTAGCAATCAGCAGTGATGGCAAAACTATTGTCAGTGGTGGAGATGATGGCACAGTCCGGTTGTGGGGCATCAATGGTCAGCCCCTGGCTGAACCATTCAAAGGTCATCAGGGTGTTGTCTTTTCAGTAGCAATCAGCAGTGATGGCAAAACTATTGTCAGTGGAGGACAAGATGGCACAGTCCGGTTGTGGGACCGCAATGGTCAGCCCCTGGCTGAACCATTCAAAGCTGATCAGAGTTTTGTCCGTTCAGTAGCAATCAGCAGTGATGGCAAAACTATTGTCAGTGGAGGACAAGATGGCACAGTCCGGTTGTGGGACCGCAATGGTCAGCCCCTGGCTGAACCATTCAAAGGTCATCAGGGTTTTGTCCGTTCAGTAGCAATCAGCAGTGATGGCAAAACTATTGTCAGTGGTGGAGATGATGGCACACTCAGGTTGTGGGACCGCAATGGTCAGCCCCTGGCTGAACCATTCAAAGCTGATCAGGGTAGTGTCTTTTCAGTAGCAATCAGCAGTGATGGCAAAACTATTGTCAGTGGTGGAGATGATGGCACAGTCCGGTTGTGGGACCGCAATGGTCAGCCCTTGGCTGAACCATTCAAAGCTGATCAGGGTAGTGTCGATTCAGTAGCAATCAGCAGTGATGGCAAAACTATTGTCATTGGTGAAGAGGATGGCACACTCAGGTTGTGGGGCAGCAATGCTCAGCCCTTGGCTGAACCATTCAAAGGTTATCAGGGTAGTGTCCGTTCAGTAGCAATCAGCAGTGATGGCAAAACTATTGTCAGTAGTCGAGAGGATGGCACACTCAGGTTGTGGGGCAGTAATGCTCAGCCCCTGGCTGAACCGTTCAAAGGTCATCAGGGTAGAGTCAGTTCAGTAGCAATCAGCAGTGATGGCAAAACTATTGTCAGTGGTGGATTTGATGGCACACTCAGGTTGTGGGGCAGCAATGCTCAGCCCTTGGCTGAACCATTCAAAAGTGATCAGGATACTGTCTTGTCAGTAGCAATCAGCAGTGATGGCAAAACTATTGTCAGTGGTGGATCTGATGGCACACTCAGGTTGTGGGACCGCAATGGTCAGCCCCTGGCTGAACCATTCAAAGCTCATCAGGGTTATGTCTTTTCAGTAGCAATCAGCAGTGATGGCAAAACTATTGTCAGTGGTGGATCTGATGGCACACTCAGGTTGTGGGACCGCAATGGTCAGCCCCTGGCTGAACCATTCAAAGCTCATCAGGGTTTTATCCTTCCAGTAGCAATCAGCAGTGATGGCAAAACTATTGTCAGTGGTGGAGAGGATGACACACTCAGGTTGTGGGATCGCAATGGTCAGCCCCTGGCTGAACCATTCAAAGCTGATCAGGATGGTGTCAAGTCAGTAGCAATCAGCAGTGATGGCAAAACTATTATCAGTGGTGGAGATGATGGCACAGTCAGGTTGTGGGATATTAATTTTGACCATTGGATGAAAAGTGCCTGTGAAAAATTACGCTATCACGTTATTCTTGCCACACCTAAAGATGCCGTCGCCAAAGAAGCTAAAGCCACTTGTGAACAATATTGGCATCTCCAGCAATAA